In Chelonoidis abingdonii isolate Lonesome George unplaced genomic scaffold, CheloAbing_2.0 scaffold0721, whole genome shotgun sequence, a single genomic region encodes these proteins:
- the LOC116833512 gene encoding olfactory receptor 52P1-like, with translation MAAFNLTPSDPSTFILMGISGLEAAHIWISIPFAVFYIVGLLENVTLLFVVGKEQTLHKPMYLLLCMLALTDIITPMSVVPKALCIFWINLKGITVGGCLTQMFFLHTVAVMHSTIPVTMAFDRYVAICNPLRYATILTKGRIAKLGFLALIKAVLFILPMPLLLNTLPFCSNRVIPHTHCEPIAVAKISCGDITVNRMYGLVIAFVIVGLDLMFIALSYGLIIRALLRISSKKTCQKALNTCTAHICVMITSYASGFFSPLIHRFGQGIALHVHILLADLYFLIPPMLNPIIYGVKTKELHDKVGKYTCRM, from the coding sequence ATGGCAGCTTTCAACCTCACCCCCTCTGACCCTTCAACATTCATCCTAATGGGCATCTCTGGCCTGGAAGCTGCCCATATCTGGATTTCCATCCCTTTTGCTGTGTTCTACATTGTCGGCCTGTTGGAAAATGTTACCCTTCTGTTTGTTGTAGGGAAAGAGCAGACCCTGCACAAGCCAATGTACCTGCTGCTGTGCATGCTGGCTCTCACAGATATCATCACACCTATGTCTGTCGTGCCAAAGGCACTGTGTATATTTTGGATCAATTTGAAAGGCATTACGGTGGGTGGCTGCCTTACCCAGATGTTCTTCCTTCACACAGTTGCTGTTATGCACTCAACCATCCCTGTGACAATGGCCTTTGATCGCTACGTTGCTATATGTAACCCTCTGAGATACGCCACCATCCTCACCAAAGGACGAATAGCTAAGCTAGGGTTTCTAGCTTTGATCAAAgctgttctcttcattctgcCTATGCCCCTTCTCCTGAACACATTGCCATTCTGTTCCAACCGCGTTATCCCCCACACGCACTGCGAACCTATAGCTGTGGCGAAGATATCGTGTGGAGATATTACAGTCAACAGGATGTATGGCTTAGTGATAGCGTTTGTAATTGTTGGGTTAGACCTGATGTTCATTGCCCTGTCCTATGGTCTAATCATCAGGGCCCTCCTCAGAATATCCTCCAAGAAAACCTGCCAGAAAGCCCTCAATACGTGCACAGCCCACATCTGTGTGATGATTACGTCTTATGCTTCCGGCTTCTTCTCCCCTCTCATACATCGGTTCGGTCAGGGCATTGCTCTCCATGTTCACATCCTCTTGGCTGACCTCTATTTCCTCATCCCCCCCATGCTCAACCCTATTATTTATGGGGTCAAAACCAAAGAGCTTCATGACAAAGTGGGAAAATACACCTGCCGAATGTGA